In Amycolatopsis sp. EV170708-02-1, the following are encoded in one genomic region:
- a CDS encoding helix-turn-helix domain-containing protein, with protein sequence MRSYGQYCGLARSLEVVGDRWNLLIVRQLLIGPARYRELIDGLPGIATNLLADRLRDLEASGVVERRLAGSGSVVEYALTPWGAELREPIESLIRWSTPLMTRGPGDDSFRPEWLALAVPALLGARVKVRSAMTIGLEIGGPPYQLRATRSGFEVDQHDGRELDATVRAVPACVLGLAAGALTLEDARALGLAEIDGDESAVRTVFAA encoded by the coding sequence ATGCGGAGCTATGGCCAGTACTGCGGGCTCGCCCGGTCCCTCGAGGTCGTGGGCGATCGATGGAATCTGCTCATCGTCCGCCAGCTCCTCATCGGCCCGGCCCGCTACCGGGAGCTGATCGACGGCCTGCCCGGCATCGCGACCAACCTGCTCGCCGACCGGCTCCGCGACCTGGAGGCGTCGGGGGTGGTCGAGCGGCGGCTGGCCGGCTCGGGCAGCGTCGTCGAGTACGCCCTCACGCCGTGGGGCGCCGAGCTCCGTGAGCCGATCGAAAGCCTGATCCGCTGGTCCACGCCGTTGATGACCCGCGGGCCCGGCGACGACTCGTTCCGGCCAGAGTGGCTCGCCCTCGCCGTCCCCGCCTTGCTCGGCGCCCGGGTGAAGGTCCGCTCCGCGATGACGATCGGCCTCGAGATCGGCGGCCCGCCCTACCAGCTCCGCGCGACGCGCTCCGGCTTCGAGGTCGACCAGCACGACGGCCGCGAACTCGACGCCACCGTTCGCGCCGTCCCCGCCTGCGTCCTCGGCCTCGCCGCCGGCGCACTCACCCTCGAAGACGCCCGCGCCCTCGGCCTGGCCGAGATCGACGGGGACGAATCCGCCGTCCGCACCGTCTTCGCCGCCTGA
- a CDS encoding RHS repeat-associated core domain-containing protein, giving the protein MSNPLIAPTQDSTKWFTGVSLLETADGLKTAIESGDWASVAMGAVGTALDALSMALDPFGAILAAGVSWLMEHVGPLKDALDALAGNADEVQAQAQTWANVAKELGEVSEELTGLVKKDLESWKGEAADAYRKQAADTATVIQSAQKGSEGASSGVKTAGEVVAAVRTLVRDIIAELIGHLISWALQVVFTLGIGLTWVVPQVVAAVAKTAAKITDLTTKLVKALKALVPLLKKAGDLFDDAAKALKNLKGGKVTPSGKPKDLDTTPKGPPKDKDKGGDESTTSSGDHSSPKNDPPKTDPPPKNDPPKNDTSDNSRGLDGSHGNGSTTTSGAKGGDGKRNPSETKEPGCKEGSGDPIDVQSGDVLVTESDLVVPGPLGQLVVRNHVSSYRGGRWFGPSWASLVDERLTVANGTVTYHTADAMILRFPVPAPGTEATALHGPPRRLRGEGAEYFLTDPGRGTERRFAPADGDPDLFLLKEIRTEDHAYVELEHDDHGAPATLRHSGGAWIAFDVSDGRIRAIRALAEATEVPVARYDYDTRGHLSVRANSSPHPARYSHDAEGRITGWTDHSGAWYRYVYDAYGRCVRGVGDQGYLDTSLVFGERTTTVTDSFGFRTVYEFDEDGNTAGVTDRLGGVTRSEYGPRDVLLNRTDQLGRRTEFEHDAAGRLRSVVRADGSRVVLTEWTTTELAIEVTDGDRVFRRRYTAPNVPDPYTDPLGVTEDQHLEDTYGDDPGQGGVVPRLEVDLFGRPRAVEDAGGRTVYAWTVEGSLREVVAANGTRRQWAFDGESRETARTDELGRTFRTENGPMDTITATIDPAGARTTWRYDTELRLVAVTNPAGQTWQFTYDAEGRLLTQQDFAGRITRCDYDAAGQRVRRVSAAGETVEWRYDLLGNPIERISPSGTETYRYDPVGRLVRATGPDGVLELDHDDAGRVVRQTGPAGDTAVGYSGGTKTMRTPSGVDVLWGQTGDGAELLRIAGTELTLREDSAGRTVALSAGANPLLRQEFDAAGRLVAQHTPAGTKRYHRRPDGSVAAREDPAGGVRYEYDHAGRVTAALHHGGAERYAYDVLGNLLTSSPGPGPETGPRQYTEGGVLAAAGAARYVHDGQGRLIRRTLPAPDGTELTWLFGWDAHDHLVTVRTPDGTHWRYRYDALDRRVAKERLDVAGAVAERVDFTWDGNDLVEARHTFGGVPVETLTWIRHPYGDRVLAQARTLPDGRTEVAAVITDEIGTPTELVGPVDGRVSTVRTSVWGLVVPGTRPETPLRFPGQFHDAETGLYFNLFRYYDPVNARYISPDPLGLTPGPNPETYVDDPFLEADPLGLTRNSGKQTNYADDPYAYLDDDDTFNAPAPCKKAKRPAVNQNPGRATRATAPVSPRRPRPAGTNPRSPATPTSRTVIPAAR; this is encoded by the coding sequence GTGTCCAATCCGTTGATCGCGCCCACTCAGGATTCGACGAAGTGGTTCACCGGCGTCTCGTTGCTGGAGACCGCGGACGGGCTGAAGACGGCGATCGAGTCCGGGGACTGGGCGAGCGTCGCGATGGGCGCGGTCGGGACCGCGCTGGACGCGCTGTCGATGGCGCTGGACCCGTTCGGGGCGATCCTGGCGGCCGGGGTGTCGTGGCTGATGGAGCACGTCGGTCCGCTCAAGGACGCGCTGGACGCGTTGGCGGGCAACGCCGACGAGGTCCAGGCGCAGGCGCAGACATGGGCGAACGTGGCCAAGGAACTGGGCGAGGTCAGCGAGGAACTGACCGGCCTGGTCAAGAAGGACCTCGAGTCATGGAAGGGCGAGGCGGCGGACGCCTACCGCAAGCAGGCGGCCGACACGGCCACCGTGATCCAATCCGCGCAAAAGGGATCCGAAGGCGCGTCGTCCGGGGTGAAGACCGCGGGTGAGGTCGTCGCCGCGGTGCGGACCCTGGTGCGCGACATCATCGCCGAGCTGATCGGGCATCTGATCTCGTGGGCGCTGCAGGTGGTGTTCACCCTCGGCATCGGGCTGACCTGGGTGGTGCCGCAGGTGGTGGCGGCCGTGGCGAAGACGGCGGCGAAGATCACCGATCTGACGACCAAACTGGTGAAGGCGCTCAAGGCGCTGGTCCCGCTGTTGAAGAAGGCCGGGGATCTGTTCGACGACGCGGCGAAGGCGTTGAAGAACCTCAAGGGCGGCAAGGTCACTCCTTCGGGGAAGCCGAAGGATCTGGACACGACGCCCAAGGGACCGCCCAAGGACAAGGACAAGGGCGGCGACGAGTCCACCACGTCGTCGGGCGACCACTCGTCCCCGAAGAACGACCCGCCGAAGACCGACCCGCCGCCCAAGAACGATCCACCGAAGAACGACACCTCGGACAACTCGCGTGGTCTCGACGGTTCGCACGGAAACGGCTCGACCACCACCTCCGGCGCGAAAGGCGGTGACGGCAAACGGAATCCGTCCGAGACCAAGGAACCGGGCTGCAAGGAGGGCAGCGGCGACCCGATCGACGTCCAGAGCGGGGACGTGCTGGTCACCGAAAGCGACTTGGTCGTGCCGGGACCGCTCGGCCAGCTCGTGGTCCGCAACCACGTCTCGTCGTACCGGGGCGGCCGCTGGTTCGGCCCGTCGTGGGCGTCCCTGGTGGACGAGCGGCTGACCGTCGCGAACGGGACCGTCACCTACCACACCGCCGACGCGATGATCCTGCGATTCCCGGTGCCCGCGCCGGGAACGGAGGCCACCGCCCTGCACGGTCCGCCGCGACGGCTGCGTGGTGAGGGCGCCGAGTACTTCCTGACGGACCCGGGGCGCGGCACCGAACGCCGGTTCGCCCCGGCCGACGGCGACCCGGATCTGTTCCTGCTCAAGGAGATCCGCACCGAGGATCACGCTTACGTCGAGCTCGAACACGATGACCACGGCGCCCCCGCGACGCTCAGGCACTCAGGCGGCGCCTGGATCGCCTTCGACGTCTCAGACGGCCGGATCCGCGCGATCCGCGCGCTGGCCGAAGCGACCGAAGTCCCCGTCGCCCGCTACGACTACGACACGCGAGGACATCTCAGCGTCCGCGCGAATTCCTCGCCCCATCCGGCCCGCTACAGCCACGACGCCGAGGGCCGGATCACCGGCTGGACCGACCACAGCGGCGCCTGGTACCGCTACGTCTACGACGCGTACGGCCGCTGTGTCCGGGGCGTCGGAGACCAGGGCTACCTCGACACCTCGCTCGTCTTCGGCGAGCGGACCACCACGGTCACCGACTCCTTCGGCTTCCGCACGGTGTACGAGTTCGACGAGGACGGCAACACCGCGGGGGTGACCGACCGGCTCGGCGGCGTGACCCGGAGCGAGTACGGCCCGCGCGACGTGCTGCTCAACCGCACCGACCAGCTCGGCAGGCGGACGGAGTTCGAGCACGACGCGGCCGGGCGGCTCCGCTCGGTGGTCCGCGCCGACGGCTCCCGCGTGGTGCTCACGGAATGGACCACCACCGAGCTCGCGATCGAGGTGACCGACGGCGACCGGGTGTTCCGGCGGCGGTACACGGCCCCGAACGTGCCGGATCCGTACACGGACCCGCTCGGTGTCACCGAAGACCAGCACCTCGAAGACACCTACGGCGACGATCCCGGCCAGGGTGGCGTGGTGCCCCGGCTCGAGGTCGATCTGTTCGGGCGGCCACGCGCGGTCGAGGACGCCGGCGGCCGGACCGTGTACGCGTGGACGGTGGAAGGTTCCCTACGGGAGGTCGTCGCCGCGAACGGGACCCGCCGTCAGTGGGCCTTCGACGGCGAAAGCCGGGAAACGGCCCGCACCGACGAACTCGGCAGGACGTTCCGCACCGAGAACGGCCCGATGGACACGATCACCGCCACGATCGATCCCGCCGGCGCACGCACGACCTGGCGCTACGACACGGAATTGCGGCTCGTCGCGGTGACCAATCCCGCCGGGCAGACCTGGCAGTTCACCTACGACGCCGAAGGCCGGCTGCTCACCCAGCAGGATTTCGCGGGCCGGATCACCCGCTGCGATTACGACGCCGCGGGGCAGCGGGTGCGGCGCGTCAGTGCCGCCGGCGAGACCGTGGAGTGGCGTTACGACCTGCTCGGCAACCCGATCGAGCGGATCAGCCCGTCGGGCACCGAGACCTACCGTTACGACCCGGTGGGGCGCCTCGTGCGCGCCACCGGCCCGGACGGGGTCCTGGAGCTGGACCACGACGACGCGGGCCGGGTCGTCCGCCAGACGGGCCCGGCCGGGGACACCGCCGTCGGCTATTCCGGCGGTACCAAGACCATGCGCACTCCGTCCGGAGTGGACGTCCTTTGGGGACAGACCGGGGACGGGGCGGAGCTGCTGCGGATCGCGGGCACCGAACTGACCCTGCGCGAGGATTCCGCCGGGCGCACGGTCGCCCTGTCCGCCGGAGCGAATCCCTTGCTGCGGCAGGAATTCGACGCGGCAGGCAGGCTCGTCGCACAGCACACCCCGGCCGGCACCAAGCGCTACCACCGGCGGCCGGACGGCAGCGTCGCCGCGCGGGAGGACCCGGCGGGCGGTGTGCGCTACGAGTACGACCACGCGGGCCGGGTCACCGCGGCGCTCCATCACGGCGGGGCCGAGCGTTACGCCTACGACGTGCTCGGCAATCTGCTCACCTCCTCGCCGGGGCCGGGACCCGAGACCGGGCCACGCCAATACACCGAAGGTGGTGTGCTCGCGGCGGCGGGCGCGGCGCGCTACGTCCACGACGGGCAGGGCAGGCTGATCCGCCGGACCCTGCCCGCGCCGGACGGGACCGAGCTGACCTGGCTGTTCGGCTGGGACGCGCACGACCACCTGGTCACCGTGCGCACGCCGGACGGCACCCACTGGCGATACCGCTACGACGCGCTGGACCGGCGCGTGGCCAAGGAGCGGCTGGACGTCGCGGGCGCGGTCGCCGAACGGGTCGACTTCACCTGGGACGGCAACGATCTCGTCGAAGCCCGGCACACCTTCGGCGGTGTCCCGGTGGAGACCCTGACCTGGATCCGCCATCCCTACGGGGACCGGGTGCTGGCGCAGGCGCGCACCCTGCCCGACGGGCGGACCGAGGTCGCCGCGGTGATCACCGACGAGATCGGCACCCCGACGGAGCTGGTCGGCCCGGTGGACGGCCGGGTCAGCACGGTCCGGACGAGCGTCTGGGGTCTCGTCGTTCCCGGCACCCGCCCGGAAACGCCGCTCCGGTTCCCCGGCCAGTTCCACGACGCGGAAACCGGGCTGTACTTCAACCTCTTCCGCTACTACGACCCGGTCAACGCCCGCTACATCTCGCCGGACCCGCTCGGCCTGACCCCCGGGCCGAATCCGGAGACCTACGTCGACGACCCGTTCCTCGAAGCCGACCCGCTCGGTCTGACCAGGAACTCGGGCAAGCAGACCAACTACGCCGACGACCCGTACGCCTACCTCGACGACGACGACACCTTCAACGCCCCCGCCCCGTGCAAGAAGGCCAAGAGGCCCGCGGTGAACCAGAACCCGGGGCGGGCAACGCGGGCAACGGCGCCGGTTTCGCCAAGAAGGCCAAGACCGGCAGGCACGAACCCCCGATCACCGGCGACGCCAACAAGTCGCACGGTGATTCCGGCCGCACGGTGA
- a CDS encoding alpha/beta fold hydrolase, whose product MSGVAANVRPSWVDDGLFPFESRFADIDGHTVHYVDEGSGPTLLFLHGNPTWSFLWRDVIRALREDFRCVALDYPGFGLSTPKPGYRYWPEEHADVVTAFVDALGLGEVTLVGQDWGGLIGLAVVQRRPDVFTRLVLANTWAWPVNGVFHFEYFSRIFGGPPGRFLARRLNFVVNMFVPLGHRRRKPDALEMAHYRRPMDDPGRRRASAEFPRRVLASRAFFAEIEGGLPGIAHFPTLIVWGDKDIAFRPRNANAWKPPSPTTRP is encoded by the coding sequence ATGTCGGGCGTCGCCGCGAACGTGAGGCCCTCCTGGGTCGACGACGGCCTGTTCCCGTTCGAGAGCCGGTTCGCCGACATCGACGGGCACACCGTCCACTACGTCGACGAGGGGTCCGGCCCGACACTCCTGTTCCTCCACGGCAATCCGACCTGGTCGTTCCTCTGGCGCGACGTGATCCGCGCGCTGCGCGAAGACTTCCGGTGCGTCGCCCTCGACTACCCGGGCTTCGGGCTGTCGACGCCGAAGCCCGGATACCGCTACTGGCCCGAGGAACACGCCGATGTGGTCACCGCCTTCGTCGACGCGCTCGGCCTCGGCGAGGTCACTCTGGTCGGGCAGGACTGGGGCGGCCTGATCGGCCTGGCCGTCGTGCAGCGGCGGCCGGACGTCTTCACCCGGCTGGTGCTCGCCAACACCTGGGCCTGGCCGGTCAACGGCGTCTTCCACTTCGAGTACTTTTCGCGCATTTTCGGCGGCCCGCCTGGCCGGTTCCTGGCCAGGCGGCTGAACTTCGTCGTCAACATGTTCGTCCCCTTGGGGCACCGGCGCCGCAAGCCGGACGCCCTGGAGATGGCCCATTACCGGCGGCCCATGGACGACCCCGGGCGACGCCGGGCCTCCGCCGAGTTCCCTCGCCGGGTCCTCGCCAGCCGCGCCTTCTTCGCCGAGATCGAGGGCGGGCTTCCGGGCATCGCCCACTTCCCGACGCTGATCGTGTGGGGCGACAAGGACATCGCTTTCCGTCCCAGGAACGCGAACGCCTGGAAGCCACCTTCACCGACCACACGACCGTGA
- a CDS encoding VOC family protein has product MPATGPDFLSLQARDLAASQAFYEQYLGLVRSPAGPPHAVVFETKPIAFALREVIPGTDLGSVAQPGIGAAIWLHATDVQAIHDALVADGHTIVSAPIDGPFGRTFTFADPDGYRITLHDRG; this is encoded by the coding sequence TTGCCCGCCACCGGCCCGGACTTCCTCTCACTGCAAGCACGCGACCTCGCCGCTTCGCAGGCGTTCTACGAGCAGTACCTCGGTCTCGTCCGTTCACCGGCCGGACCTCCGCACGCCGTCGTCTTCGAGACGAAGCCGATCGCATTCGCGCTTCGCGAGGTCATCCCCGGCACCGACCTGGGATCCGTCGCGCAGCCCGGTATCGGCGCCGCGATCTGGCTCCACGCCACGGACGTCCAAGCCATTCACGACGCCCTCGTCGCCGACGGGCACACCATCGTCTCCGCGCCGATCGACGGCCCCTTCGGCCGGACGTTCACCTTCGCCGACCCCGACGGCTACCGGATCACCCTCCACGACCGCGGCTGA
- a CDS encoding family 43 glycosylhydrolase, whose product MIPLRPRRLGVLFVSMAVLATAAIPVPATASTPGRNWARTTADALTIPGIDDVRGNLVLPAAGPNGTEIRWQSSDPGVITPTGEVNRPAAGGPATRVTLTANIAGGRDRATRRFTATVPPKPVQQPLAGYSFFYFTGEGTPDGEQIHTAASKGNDPLNWTELNNGRPVLRSSLGELGVRDPFILRSPDGDKFYLLATDLKIHNGRGWDAAQRTGSRSIMVWESTDLVTWSRQRSVQVSPPTAGNTWAPEAFWDAKRGTYVVYWASKLYAENDPAHTGDSYNRMLYATTRDFHTFSAPRVWIDPGYSVIDSTIIQDKGTYYRFTKDERNPTSSSPCSKYITEEKSTDLLDLSYGFVADCIGKGNPGLDRGEGPTGFKSNTENKWYLFIDEYGGRGYVPFETTDLASGKWTMSAGAKLPASPRHGTVLPVTQAELDRLTTPPAPAKADANGLVAHWPLKEDTKDATGHGYDGAPAGDVRWSGGSLDFGGVNGHVQLPNNLLTGAAAATVSADVFVDPGQQTPYFLYGFGNTGPSGAGDGYLFSTGGTDGDGFRGAIASGNWTTEQGAASKGGLPRGVWKNVTLTVGGGSAVLYLDGVEAGRNDKVTIRPADLGGGVTAANYLGRSVYSADKTFKGRMKDVRLYNRALSGTEVAGLPSNSTVIRSVALDSLEAPAIIDTNGGTVVLPVRPGTDLRRLSPKFTLAPGARIAPGDDRPADLRRPKKYTVVAPDGHTRVWTVEAREFRGPALPGLNADPNIVAFGDTYYLYPTTDGFDGWGSTTFSAWSSKNLVDWTNHGVALDLGPGVDWADKNAWAPTIAERNGKYYFYFCAEARIGVAVGDSPTGPFTDTGKPLIAKNPGGGQAIDPAVFIDRSGKPYLYWGNGEAYVVPLNDDMISFDPAAIQRITGLDDFREGLFMVERNGTYYLSWSIDDTRSENYRVAYATASGPTGPFTNRGLILSKDAARGIKGTGHSSMLRVPGTDEWYLAYHRFAIPGGDGMHRETAIDKLTFTRDGRIAPVVPTLEGVAPRPIRQACGTARAV is encoded by the coding sequence ATGATCCCCTTGCGTCCACGCCGTCTCGGCGTCCTGTTCGTCTCCATGGCGGTGCTGGCCACGGCGGCGATCCCCGTTCCGGCAACGGCGTCCACGCCGGGGCGGAACTGGGCTCGGACCACCGCCGACGCGCTCACCATCCCCGGCATCGACGACGTCCGAGGCAACTTGGTGCTGCCCGCCGCCGGGCCGAATGGCACCGAGATCCGTTGGCAGTCCTCGGATCCCGGTGTCATCACGCCGACCGGCGAGGTCAACAGGCCCGCCGCCGGCGGGCCGGCGACCCGGGTGACCCTGACCGCGAACATCGCCGGCGGCCGCGACCGGGCGACCCGCCGCTTCACCGCGACGGTGCCGCCGAAACCGGTCCAGCAGCCGCTGGCGGGCTACAGCTTCTTCTACTTCACCGGCGAGGGAACGCCGGACGGCGAGCAGATCCACACCGCCGCGAGCAAGGGCAACGACCCGCTGAACTGGACCGAACTCAACAACGGCAGGCCGGTGCTGAGGTCGAGCCTCGGCGAGCTCGGCGTCCGCGACCCGTTCATCCTCCGCTCCCCCGACGGCGACAAGTTCTACCTGCTCGCCACCGATCTCAAGATCCACAACGGCCGAGGCTGGGACGCCGCGCAGCGCACCGGCAGCCGGTCGATCATGGTGTGGGAATCCACCGACCTGGTCACCTGGTCACGCCAGCGCAGCGTGCAGGTCTCGCCGCCGACAGCGGGGAACACCTGGGCGCCGGAGGCGTTCTGGGACGCCAAGCGCGGGACCTACGTCGTGTACTGGGCATCGAAGCTCTACGCCGAAAACGATCCCGCGCACACCGGCGACAGCTACAACCGGATGCTCTACGCCACCACTCGCGACTTCCACACCTTCAGCGCGCCGCGGGTGTGGATCGACCCGGGTTACTCGGTGATCGACTCGACGATCATCCAGGACAAGGGGACCTACTACCGCTTCACCAAGGACGAGCGGAATCCCACCTCGTCCTCGCCGTGCAGCAAGTACATCACCGAGGAGAAGTCCACCGATCTCCTCGACCTGTCCTACGGCTTCGTCGCCGACTGCATCGGCAAAGGGAATCCCGGGCTCGACCGCGGCGAGGGCCCGACCGGCTTCAAATCCAACACCGAGAACAAGTGGTACCTGTTCATCGACGAATACGGCGGGCGCGGCTACGTCCCGTTCGAGACCACCGATCTCGCGTCCGGCAAGTGGACCATGTCCGCGGGGGCGAAGCTGCCCGCGTCACCGCGGCACGGCACGGTCCTGCCGGTGACCCAGGCCGAACTCGACCGGCTGACCACGCCGCCGGCCCCGGCCAAAGCGGACGCGAACGGCCTCGTCGCGCACTGGCCGCTCAAGGAGGACACGAAAGACGCCACCGGTCACGGTTACGACGGTGCTCCCGCGGGTGACGTCAGGTGGTCCGGGGGCTCGCTGGACTTCGGCGGCGTCAACGGGCACGTGCAACTGCCGAACAATCTCCTGACCGGCGCGGCCGCCGCCACGGTGTCCGCCGACGTGTTCGTCGACCCCGGCCAGCAGACCCCGTACTTCCTCTACGGCTTCGGCAACACCGGCCCGTCCGGCGCCGGCGACGGCTATCTGTTCAGCACCGGCGGGACGGACGGCGACGGCTTCCGGGGTGCGATCGCGTCCGGGAACTGGACCACCGAACAAGGCGCGGCGTCGAAAGGCGGGCTGCCGCGGGGAGTCTGGAAGAACGTCACGCTCACCGTGGGCGGCGGCAGCGCGGTGCTGTACCTGGACGGCGTCGAAGCCGGACGCAACGACAAGGTCACCATCAGACCGGCGGATCTCGGCGGTGGCGTCACGGCGGCAAACTACCTCGGCCGCTCGGTCTACTCGGCCGACAAGACCTTCAAGGGCAGGATGAAGGACGTCCGGCTCTACAACCGGGCGTTGTCCGGCACGGAGGTCGCCGGCCTGCCGTCGAACAGCACGGTGATCCGCTCGGTCGCCCTCGACTCCCTCGAAGCACCGGCGATCATCGACACGAACGGGGGCACCGTCGTGCTCCCCGTCCGGCCGGGCACCGACCTGAGGCGCCTGAGCCCGAAGTTCACCCTGGCCCCAGGCGCGCGGATCGCTCCCGGCGACGACCGCCCGGCCGATCTGCGACGGCCCAAGAAGTACACCGTCGTCGCGCCGGACGGCCACACCCGCGTCTGGACCGTCGAAGCCCGCGAATTCCGCGGTCCGGCCCTGCCGGGATTGAACGCCGACCCGAACATCGTCGCGTTCGGCGACACCTACTACCTCTACCCCACCACCGACGGCTTCGACGGCTGGGGCAGCACCACCTTCTCGGCATGGTCGTCCAAGAATCTCGTCGACTGGACGAACCACGGCGTCGCGCTCGATCTCGGCCCCGGCGTCGACTGGGCCGACAAGAACGCCTGGGCACCGACGATCGCCGAGCGGAACGGCAAGTACTACTTCTATTTCTGCGCGGAGGCCAGGATCGGGGTCGCGGTCGGCGACTCACCGACCGGCCCCTTCACCGACACCGGCAAGCCATTGATCGCGAAGAACCCCGGTGGCGGCCAGGCGATCGATCCGGCGGTGTTCATCGACCGTTCCGGCAAGCCGTATCTGTACTGGGGAAACGGCGAGGCGTACGTCGTGCCGCTGAACGACGACATGATCTCCTTCGACCCCGCCGCCATCCAGCGGATCACCGGGCTCGACGACTTCCGCGAGGGCCTGTTCATGGTCGAGCGGAACGGCACCTACTACCTGAGCTGGTCGATCGACGACACCCGCAGCGAGAACTACCGGGTCGCCTACGCCACCGCGAGCGGCCCGACCGGCCCGTTCACGAATCGCGGGCTGATCTTGAGCAAGGACGCCGCGCGCGGGATCAAGGGCACCGGGCACAGCTCGATGCTGCGGGTGCCCGGAACCGACGAGTGGTACCTCGCCTACCACCGCTTCGCCATCCCCGGCGGCGACGGCATGCACCGCGAGACGGCCATCGACAAGCTGACCTTCACCCGCGACGGCCGGATCGCTCCGGTCGTCCCGACCCTCGAAGGTGTCGCACCACGGCCGATCCGGCAGGCCTGCGGGACGGCGCGCGCCGTGTGA
- a CDS encoding helix-turn-helix domain-containing protein, which yields MGGRRVAFAARRKAMGYTQESLAAELKVEASTVSRWERGEVTPQPGYKARIAKALGVTLHELGTLLERAPAPKRCPATAAVVPHDLAEADDMNRRDLLRLFSATGALLALPAVTDAGQAAAAARSGVLDVEEFAVFTSDLWRVYGMAPAKSQVLPLVRTQLDVLTDALRQSQTPATRQRLCRLAADLFQLAGEIYFDGDRYTDAAHCYSLAAAASKEAGAPDLWACALTRHAFIAVYERQFSDAAPLLDLAAALASRGDTGLSTRHWVAAVQAETFAGLGDLDACQRSLDHAAEVQHLTGQVHNGGWLRFDGSRLAEERGTCFVTLGRLDLAEAALTDALNGALTGRRKAGVLTDLAMIGVHRADPDQVITYAEAVVATARRTGSGVVARKLRDLQPHLAPMLADQNIQGLDAEITDLVSGHAA from the coding sequence ATGGGCGGCCGGCGAGTCGCTTTCGCCGCACGGCGGAAGGCGATGGGCTACACACAGGAATCCCTCGCGGCCGAGCTGAAGGTCGAGGCCTCCACTGTGAGCCGCTGGGAACGAGGCGAGGTGACCCCGCAGCCGGGCTACAAGGCTCGGATCGCGAAGGCGCTCGGCGTCACCCTGCACGAACTCGGTACGTTGCTCGAGCGGGCGCCGGCTCCGAAGCGGTGCCCCGCGACCGCTGCCGTAGTCCCACACGATCTTGCGGAGGCCGACGACATGAACCGTCGCGACCTGCTGCGCCTGTTCAGCGCGACAGGGGCACTGCTGGCGCTGCCCGCGGTCACGGATGCCGGTCAGGCTGCCGCTGCGGCGCGCAGTGGTGTACTTGACGTGGAGGAATTCGCCGTCTTCACCAGTGATTTGTGGCGGGTGTACGGGATGGCGCCGGCCAAGAGCCAGGTTCTGCCGCTGGTTCGGACTCAGCTCGACGTGCTCACAGACGCCCTTCGCCAGTCTCAGACACCGGCGACCCGGCAACGACTGTGCCGGCTGGCCGCTGATCTGTTCCAGCTGGCCGGCGAGATCTATTTCGATGGTGATCGCTACACCGACGCGGCGCACTGCTACAGCCTGGCCGCGGCCGCGAGCAAGGAAGCCGGGGCGCCGGACTTGTGGGCCTGTGCGCTGACCCGGCATGCGTTCATCGCCGTCTACGAACGCCAGTTCTCCGACGCCGCCCCGCTGCTCGACCTCGCCGCCGCTCTCGCGTCCCGGGGTGACACCGGGCTTTCGACCCGGCACTGGGTCGCCGCCGTCCAGGCGGAAACCTTCGCGGGACTCGGTGATCTTGACGCGTGCCAGCGCTCGCTCGACCATGCGGCCGAGGTCCAGCATCTGACCGGACAGGTGCACAACGGCGGCTGGCTCCGCTTCGACGGCTCGCGTCTGGCGGAGGAACGCGGTACCTGCTTCGTGACACTCGGCCGGCTCGATCTGGCCGAAGCGGCCCTGACCGATGCTCTGAACGGCGCCCTCACTGGTCGGCGCAAAGCCGGCGTCCTGACCGACCTGGCCATGATCGGCGTCCACCGCGCCGACCCCGACCAGGTCATCACCTACGCCGAGGCCGTCGTCGCCACCGCACGGAGGACCGGATCCGGAGTGGTCGCTCGCAAACTGCGTGACCTCCAGCCACACCTGGCCCCCATGCTCGCCGACCAGAACATCCAAGGACTCGATGCCGAGATCACCGACCTCGTCAGTGGCCATGCCGCATAG